Proteins from a single region of Bacteroidota bacterium:
- a CDS encoding CPBP family intramembrane metalloprotease: MKNQITPTQLFSQLVPKKKISRILQFPLSRIFVAFLFLIPVILTYNLLSIFVLDGLGEPLGSYVHYATIPVFIFLLFILYAKYTKSFEGRKAFELNFNGWHKEFGIGLAIGGGMVVIITAILWILNFYAVDHLNSPQVLFTGFLRYGYGSLLEELIFTIIFFRLIEEYSGTLVSFIATSMLFGLMHLGNDGATLGSSSLIMLEHIVILAPFMLTRRIWMVWAIHLSWNYFQTAVFGMNNSGMAHGGFITPNISGPEWITGGSFGIEASYLSIFVNIAFGVVILLLAIKREQFVKVKNPFAKTTIKVNR, encoded by the coding sequence ATGAAAAATCAAATTACTCCAACTCAACTTTTTTCGCAGCTTGTGCCTAAGAAAAAAATATCAAGAATTTTACAATTTCCCCTTAGCCGGATATTTGTAGCCTTCCTTTTTCTGATACCCGTAATCTTAACCTATAATCTGCTATCAATCTTTGTCCTTGATGGGCTTGGAGAGCCTTTGGGAAGTTATGTTCATTATGCGACAATTCCAGTATTCATCTTTTTACTGTTTATATTGTATGCTAAATACACCAAGAGTTTTGAAGGACGGAAGGCATTTGAATTAAATTTTAATGGATGGCATAAGGAATTTGGTATAGGATTAGCAATTGGCGGAGGTATGGTTGTTATTATAACAGCTATTTTATGGATATTGAATTTCTACGCTGTTGATCATTTAAATTCGCCCCAAGTTCTATTTACAGGGTTTTTAAGATATGGTTATGGTTCGCTACTTGAAGAGTTGATTTTTACTATCATTTTTTTTAGGCTCATAGAAGAGTATTCTGGCACGCTTGTTTCATTCATCGCAACTTCGATGCTATTTGGGTTGATGCATCTTGGAAATGACGGTGCAACTCTAGGAAGTTCCTCGCTGATAATGCTTGAGCATATAGTAATTCTTGCACCCTTCATGCTGACACGTAGAATATGGATGGTATGGGCCATTCATCTTAGTTGGAATTATTTTCAAACTGCAGTTTTTGGAATGAACAATTCAGGAATGGCTCACGGTGGATTCATCACTCCCAATATCTCTGGTCCAGAATGGATTACAGGAGGTTCTTTTGGAATTGAAGCATCCTACTTGTCAATTTTTGTGAATATTGCATTTGGTGTAGTTATTCTATTATTGGCTATTAAAAGAGAGCAGTTTGTAAAGGTTAAAAATCCATTTGCTAAAACTACCATCAAGGTCAATAGATAA
- a CDS encoding isochorismatase family protein has protein sequence MKKILFLLIFFCFVNLFCYSQQNNIIEDKFLIVLDIQEYYTKNKLPEISAQKIIDSVNYVINHTDPHKVIYIKSIHKVLILSLSFPFLYITIDAQAMSFDKRMNVVNDHIFINDNFSVFTIEKLRNFLKQINAKEIVMIGVMAEEFISEYLIEGKELGYDMYTIPEAIIGKSQKSKDEAIIKLIKKGIKIIDINTLTDNKE, from the coding sequence ATGAAAAAAATCCTGTTTTTATTGATATTCTTTTGTTTCGTTAACCTATTTTGCTATTCACAGCAGAATAACATTATTGAAGATAAATTTCTGATCGTACTAGATATTCAGGAATATTATACAAAAAATAAACTGCCTGAAATTTCTGCTCAAAAAATAATTGATTCTGTCAACTATGTAATTAATCATACTGACCCCCACAAGGTAATTTACATAAAGAGCATCCATAAAGTATTAATCTTGTCCCTTTCTTTTCCTTTTTTATATATTACTATCGATGCCCAAGCGATGAGTTTTGATAAAAGAATGAATGTGGTGAATGATCATATTTTTATAAATGATAATTTCAGTGTATTTACCATAGAAAAACTAAGAAATTTCCTTAAGCAAATCAACGCAAAAGAAATTGTGATGATCGGCGTTATGGCGGAAGAATTTATATCTGAATATTTGATTGAGGGAAAGGAACTTGGTTATGATATGTACACAATTCCGGAAGCCATTATTGGAAAATCACAAAAAAGTAAAGATGAAGCGATCATAAAACTTATAAAAAAGGGAATTAAAATAATTGATATTAATACCCTGACAGATAACAAAGAATAA